A window of Zalophus californianus isolate mZalCal1 chromosome 12, mZalCal1.pri.v2, whole genome shotgun sequence genomic DNA:
AGGCAGACCTTCCGAGGCTGGGTTCCCCTGGTTCTGCATCTACGGGCCCACTCGGCTGCAAAGCGGCCCATCGCCTGTCCTGAATGTGAGAGACGCTTCTGGCGACGAAAGCAGCTTCGAGCTCATGTGCGGAGGTGCCACCCCCCGGCCCCGGAGGCCCGGCCCTTTATATGTGGCAACTGTGGCCGGAGCTTTGCCCAGTGGGACCAGCTAGTCGCTCACAAGCGGGTTCACGTAGCCGAGgccctggaggaggcagcagccAAGGCTCTCGGGCCTCGGCCTAGGGGCCGCCCGGCTGTGACCGCCCCCCGGCCTGGTGGAGACGCGGTCGACCGCCCGTTCCAGTGTGCCTGCTGCGGCAAGCGCTTTCGGCACAAGCCCAACTTGATCGCCCACCGCCGTGTGCACACGGGCGAGCGGCCCCACCAGTGCCCCGAATGCGGGAAGCGCTTCACCAATAAGCCCTACCTGACCTCACACCGGCGCATCCACACCGGCGAGAAGCCCTACCCGTGCACGGAGTGCGGGCGCCGCTTCCGCCACAAACCCAACCTGCTGTCCCACAGCAAGATCCACAAGCGGTCCGAAGGGTCTGCACAGGGCGTCCCCGGCTCGGGGAGCCCCCAGCTTCCGGCCGGCTCCCTGGAGGCCTCGTCCGAGCCCCGCGCCGAGGCCCCGCTGAAACCTGCCCGGGAGCGGGCGCCCGAGCCTCCGCTGGAGGCCCCGGGAGCGCCCCCGCCCGAGCCGGCCGCCGCGCCCCCCTCCCTCTTCAGCTGCGAGGACTGTGGCCGGAGCTTCCGGCTGGAGCGCTTCCTGCGGGCCCACCAGCGGCAGCACACGGGGGAGCGGCCCTTCACCTGCGCCGAGTGCGGGAAGAACTTCGGCAAGAAGACCCACCTGGTGGCGCACTCCCGGGTGCACTCGGGCGAGCGGCCCTTTGCCTGCGAGGAGTGTGGGCGCCGCTTCTCCCAGGGCAGCCACCTGGCGGCCCACCGGCGCGACCACGCCCCCGAGCGGCCCTTCGTCTGCCCGGACTGCGGCAAGGCTTTCCGCCACAAGCCCTACCTGGCGGCCCATCGGCGCATCCACACCGGCGAGAAGCCCTACGTCTGCCCAGACTGCGGCAAAGCCTTCAGCCAGAAGTCCAACCTGGTGTCCCATCGGCGCATCCACACGGGCGAGCGCCCCTATGCCTGCCCCGATTGCGACCGGAGCTTCAGCCAGAAGTCCAATCTCATCACCCACCGGAAGAGCCACATCCGGGACGGCGCCTTCTGCTGCGCCATCTGTGGCCAGACCTTTGACGACGAGGAGAAGCTCCTGGCCCATCAGAAGAAGCATGACGTCTGAGCGGGCAGGGGCTGCGGAGGCCGAGGGGGCAGGGCTAGGCGTCATTTACACGAGAGTGTTGCTGTGGGCCTAGGCTGTGGGGGGCCTGTGTTGCTGCTGGTGTAGGCAAGGGATGGGAGAGCGGCCGGGGAGCTGGGCCCTGTTAGGGAGGGAGGGCCGGCCCCGGGCGCCAGGGAAACCACTCGCAGAGCATGGGACTCTGGCCTCCAGCTGGTGTTTGCTAAGGTTCTGCCCCGACTGCCCTGGGCCCCGGAAAAGTAGCAATAGCAGCTCCACCTACCCCTTAGAGCCCTCCTGCTGGAGGGGCCACCAGGGGCCAGGAAGACCCTTCCCCTCTGGTGTTAACGCCTTAATGTCCCTGTCTTTTATTACGAGTTTCTTCAGCTCAGTTTTTGGAAGTAGGTGTGGTACAGTCCTTAGTAAATGCGCACTTGGGAGGAAAAGTGGACCAGCTGGATACACCTGGGAGAACCTGCTGGCCTTGTTAGCGCGCGCCTGGGCCTTTTCCAGCACCGAGAGGTGAGGCCGCGCTGCTCTAACCTGTCCtaccccgtcccccccccccgtccccttcctcctgcccctgcgTAGGCGCCGGGACTCAGGCCCATCTACTGTCAGCGCTcagccccactccccctccccgaGATCAGTGCACCACCCTCCCAGCGCTTAGAGCATCCCCTGGCTGTCAGCAGCCCCGTGTCCAGGCTTTTGTCTGAACACCCCAACCCTCCACTCATTCCAGAACTCAGCATGGTGGAAAGGACTGCCCCACTGATCATGGAGGGTCGGCTGACAGGCAGAAAGGGGCGAGTCTCCTCTTCTACATTTCTAGGTTATGGATGCCCAGCCTCTGCTTGAACACTTAGGTGACAGGGAGTCTCCCCACCTCCTGAGGCCCTGGTTCTATTGTAGGATAATTCTAATTGTTAGAAATTCTTCCTTATGATGAATGGAATCTGCTTTCCTGTGATTTCTACCTATTGGGCCTTGTTCTATTCTCTGGAATGAAACAGAACAACCACTTACCCTCCTTTTCAAACTAGAGAATAAAGATTTGGTTTTAGAGCTGGTGGCCGAGTGTTCCTTTCTCCCGGTGAGCTGTGTAGTTTGAAAGAGGAGCAGCATGCTCTGCTCTGGGCTGGGggacggcggggggagggggcgaggcaGGGGGCCTCGGGGCAGGAGGGGTGTTGGTAACAGGGCAAGTGCCCCCACCTGAGCTCCTTTGCACCTTGCTCCCAGTTCTTCCCCAGGGGAGGCCAGGCACACCCAGCAGGTGGGGCTAGTTCTGCAGGGACTTAGCTTTCTGTGGGGTCAAGTGAGACCTGTCAGGGGCCAGTAATTAGGAGGACAAGGTCTGATTTGAATGTTCTGCAATGCCTTCCTGGCTGGCCCCCTGATGCTTCCCTGTACTGGCCGTTTCATACACATTTGAGTGCCTATTCTTGACAGGTGTCAGTAGGCCCTTTTCCTGCCAGTTTGAGTAATTTCTGCATAGATCCAGCACCAGGCACACCGTGCATAATAACCACCACAATTTGTTAATGGGAGTGGCACCTCGCAAAGAAGTTTACCTAAATGATCTCAACATAATCCCCGGGTGGTAGGTACTcttcttttacagatgaaaccatttgctcaaggtcacataactgGCAGTCACCAGAGGCGATTTAAACCCAGGTCTCTGACTCCTGGAACATGTGCTCTTGACTACTGCCACATATTTGTTGGGTGAATGGCGTATGCTGCTGCTTTGGTGAAGATGGTTATCCAGTGCCTACCATGCTTGAGGTTGTGGTGGCAACCGGGGGTTTTACCAAGGTAAGACCTTGTCCTTACCTCTGAGAGGCCCAAGTCTGGGGAGGacgtatatgtgtacacacataatgagcagagggagatggatgGCGATGAGTGAGACTCCCAAGTGTGCAGGATGGAAGCAGATAGCTTCCAAGTCTCGTACTGGCTGAAGCCACTTCATGCCTTCATGGAGCCCCTTAAAAACCTGTATAGTTAATGGCAAATTATCTTTCAGAGACTAGAAGCATTGACTCAAGAATGCCACCCTTCAACATGTCTCTTTAAGGGACCCCAGGGCTTCAAGGGAAGGGGAGCAATGCTTTTTGGGGGGCAGGAAATTAGGTCGTCTAGGGATGATGGGCAGGGAGCAGGAACCAGGTCCTCAGGCACCTCAGGTTTGTACTTGGGGGTTGGGGAAAAGGATGAGGGCGAGGGAATCCGACCAGGGCTCCTGACTTTGAAAGAGCACCTTTAAAGGAAatgcttgggggtggggaaggccgGCACTGGGTGTCCACTAATGCTGTGCTGCACCTACTTTGGGGTAGAGATGGTTGAGGAGAGGTCCGAAGTTCAGGGAAAGCCACAGAAGTGGCCTTGAGGGTGCTGGTCAAGCTGGGACAGAGTGAACTTGTCCATGGGTCCTTCCTGGGTCCCTCAGAGGACCTGGTGGTTCCCACGTCATTGCTCAGCATGGCACATGCAGACAGCAGTCTCAAGGGAGGAACTGCTCAGGTTGGAGGGGTCACAGTTCTGCTGACAGGAGCTACTCTGCTGTTCTGAGGTGGCCAGGGTTCCCCCCCACTTTTCTTCTACAATTATAAAAGTACTCAATTAGCTTGTCAACATTTAATAATGCAgacatatattttctaaatatggaAGTCtttcattctcccctccccccgttctgtcttttctctcttttctcttaatgTGAATAGGATCCCAGATGTGCTTCATTCTTTCCGTCCTTGAAATACACTTGGTCATGAAACGCCAATCTGGAGGAAGACTTTCACTCTGTAGAGGAGGAAACATGCCCCAGAGAGAAGTGGGTTTTCTCACTCATAACCAGTGGCAGATCTGGACCTAGAATACTGGGAATTCCACAAGCTTTTGGTAAACCCCCTCCAGAAGGTACTccagaaaataaagagatgaatGGGATTCTTTTAAAAGTTGATGGTCTAGTCCTATCTGGCCTCTGTGTAGGGTTTCATACTTTACAAATGTTTCTATAGACAACAGAACCAATTTGGGTCCTGCAAAAGTCTGGAAAGGTAGGTATGTAACTAGGAAATTACTCTTTTACAGATAAGTCAAAGTCCAGAGACAGAAAAGCTGCACAGAAGTTAGTGGCAAGACCGATAGAATCTCAGTCGGCCGGTGTCTATTGTCCTGAGGCCAAACAATAGCTGGGCCCACAGCAAATGCTTAGTAGGTGGCTACTGATTCGTTAGAATGAGGTCCACCAGCCTCACTTTAGGTTTGTAGGAagtctgagagagagacagaggccagCTTCTGTTTTTATCAACCTCGAGTCCTAAAGGCAGTTTCTAAGCAGCTCCGGAGAGAATACTGCCAGTGGGAGTTGACCTAGCTAGCTTGAGGTAGCAGTGTGTGGAATCTTATTGGCATAAAGGAGCATTCCTTCCAATTAGTGTGGGTAGAAgagaaaattctcttttctgaagATTTCCAGGCCGCCTGAACCCTGCCTCTAAATCAGCAGTGACACTCCACCTAGGAACGTGACCTCTTCAGACCGCTGTTTCCTGACGAGAAAGCGAGGGGGTGCATTTaatgaggtctctctctctcgtgGAGACCCCAGGATCGTTTACCGGGCGCCCACGACGTGCCTAGCGCCGCGCGGGGTGCGGATGGCGGTTTCTCTCGGGTCGCGCGAGGCAAGTACAGCTTCTCAGCCTAACACTTGGCGTACTGCAGTGCCAGGTGCCACCATGTCACGTGCACACTCGAGTGTGCGCGTCAGGGTGGGGCTCGTGCGTCCTGTGCTCCCGGGCCCCGGCACTAAGAGCGGTGCGGGCTCGTCCCTAAGTCGGACGGAGAGCTGCGGAATGACGGGATCGATTTGAGAGCGCGTCCGCGGGGCCAGAGCCGGAGGGAGAGCCCGGCGGAGGGGAAGAACATGGTGCCGCGGCGCCGTCCGGTCACCAGCACCCGGCCTCGCCCCCGCTCCTCCTCCCCTCGGAGCCCTGAACAAGGGTCCCGAGCCAGCCGCCAAAGCGTTAAAGCCGCGCGGGGGCCCGCGAGGCCCAGCGGGCGGCGAGGTCAGCCCGCCCACCAGGGCTATTGGCTCGGGAGAACAAAGGGGCCGCCCCGCGGGCTTCTCCGATAGGGAGAAGCTGGTCATCTGAGCGGCGCAGCCAATCAGGCGGCGGGACGGCCCCGGGGATGGCCGGCCCGTTAGCCAATCAGGGGGAGGCGCCCGCCCCCGCCTGTCCCGGGACTGGCGGGGCCGGGGAGCCCAGTGCCCAAGTCGCCCCGGGGTGGCAGTTCCCGTTAACCTTAACCACAAAGTCAAGGTATTTATTCCCGTCCCCTCCCTCCGAGTCCCTCCGAATCCGGGCGGGAGGGGCGTGCGGAGGAACGGACCGTGCTGTGGGGCCAGCGCCCGGCCCGCTCCTCGCGCGCTGCCTCCACCCAGCCTCGGGCTGGCGGCGGCCTCGGGGGTCTCGGGGCCCCCTGAGCCCCCGGCGCTGCGGCTCCGAACTTTCCCCGCCCCCACACAGCCCCTGGGGAAAGGGGCCCGGGTTGTGCGTGGGAGGGGGCTGCAGGCcggggcagagagcaggaggggggccGTGAGAGCGGGAGGTACGGGATGGTgagcggggccggggggggggggggcgttgctGACCCCCGGTCCCTCCGGGCGCGTTCTGCCCAAGCGCTGGCCCTGTGTTCGGGGCTGTGTCAGCTGTGTCGGAAAGACCGAGCTTTTGGAGGGCAGGAACCCCAGTGCTTGCCGCACAGtgacacagagtaggtgcttaataaatgattaaatgagcGGGCATAAAGATTGGGAGTGCGAACAATGACAGGGAAGCACCACAGAAATTGGaagtgcgtgcgtgcgtgtgtgcgcgcgtgtgcgtgtgcgcgcgcgcgtgtgtgtgtgtgttggggggtggggctccattccaggaaaATGGGCACAGGAGTCAAGAcctcagtgggggtgggggtaggagctGGGGGCTCCTTTCCCCTGTAAGGGCGGAGGAGAATCCGTCCTTTGGGCGGGTGGAGCCTGGAGCGTGGCCTGGTCAGCTGGACCTGGGGTTGGGTGTGGTCAGAGCCCAGGAGCTTGACACTGGCTGATGTCCAGCCTCCACTGTTCTTTTTGGGTCCCtgtattcatctgtaaaatgaagagattaGAGGATATTAGTCTCCTTGGAACCTAAGGTTCCATGAGTCTGTGCTTCTAATCCGTGTTGGATTTAAATTTCTGTATTGTAAgtgtttctttattaaaatttttgttgatGGTTTACAGCACATGGGACCTTGGGCTGGATGTTGGGGACAGAGAAATACTTCATGTTAAGATGTTTGTAGTTTTGTTGTGGAGACAGATAAATTATTATACCATCTATATGGTAGCGGGCTGCGTGGGTACACAGGTCAAACAGAAGGGCCCCTAACTGAGCCTGGCATATCCAAAAAGGTTTCCCGCTCAGAGTGATCCCTGATCTAGCTGGGCAGAGAAGAGCTGGGCAAGAGTGTTCCAAGACTGGTCACAGGCCAGCCAAGATGCTGCAAGGTCAGGGAGTCACATGTTGGGACAGTGGggagctgggaggcaggagaaGCAAGCAGAGGCCAGGTTCTAAATGGTCTTGCCGAGAAATTTGTAGCTGAACCTGAAAGTGCTGGGGACCCATTGGGAAGTATTTTGAGCAAAGTAGTAACATgtcctcattttaattttagggaAATTGCTTTGAGTTCTGGGTGATGAATGGATTGGAGGGGCAAGATAAGCTATAAAACTAGTACAGTCTTTGGGCAAGAAACAGGCCTGACCTGAGGTGGGGCAGTAGGAGATCTTGGAGGTATTAAAAACAGCACTGGTACAACTTAACGATGTATGTGTTGTGACAGTTGTACTCTGGGGTAGTgaagggtggtggtggttttgaGAGGCCTGATGAAGACCACTGTCTCCCCTGAAGAGGCAAGGGCTACCCGGGACAAAGTGCAGAGCTTGGTGGAGGTGGGGTGACCCATGCACCTGCCCCCTTGGTGAGGGTTAAGCTGAGGAATCCCAGATTTCCTAGTGCAGTGTTGGCTGGGAGGGAAGAATGTGTTCAGAGCGTGCAGGAGACCTTAGGTCTTACTGTCTATGAGGCAATGGATGTCACCTCTGGGCTTTACTTTCCTCATCTGGCAAgcggggggtcggggggagaAACACTCCTTACTCTTACCCTTTCCAAGCTCTTTTGAATGAAGCAAGGGGTTGGAAAgtgtttataaatgaaaatgtgacATCTGTTCAAAGTGTTGTTGGCAGTCAGTTTCATGTCTTGCCTTCAGATCGGGTCATGGGGGTCGGCAGGCCTTGGCGGGCTCCTGAGTCTTGGACCTTGGGCGAGGAATGTGGGTGCTGCTCTCTCCTCTAAAGGGAGACGGGTTAGCAGAGCCTGGGGATGTGGAGGCCACAGGTGAGGGACAGGCAtagaggcagggaggtggggtggggcagtCCCAGCAAAGGGGTGAATGCTGGGTAGGTGGAGGCAGAAGTCCTGGAAGGAGGTACCTCTGAGACTGGCCTGGGGTTACATCTTGGACCTCCGGGAGTGGGGGCAGGCATGATAGGATAAGGCAGCTGCCCCCGCTCTCCATGGACTAGGTTCCCAGGGGATGCTGGTGGAAGCAGGCTGAGGTCATTAAACTGGGCTCTTCTTACCAGGGCAACCCTGAGTTACAGTTATTATAATGTGGGAGGCAAAGAGGGGGTGACGGCAATGTGGTGACCTAAAAATAATTTGTCTTGCACTTTGTGAATGTTTCCCactgttcccctcccccccttgcttGATAGGACAAGTCTATCCATAGGAGTAAGtgttattattttccaaataatcatTTGATAATTTCTGTGGAAGGATGGCCCGCCCTTTCCCCTTGCTCCTCTGACCCCTCTCTTAGGACTGAGGACCACAGTGTTTGGGAGATCGAGGTCTGGAGGTGCTGGAGcagaagagggggaaggggcagggcttgGAAGAAGGGCAGCCGTGGGAGGTGCACGGGACACTTGATCCAGTGCTGAGTGCGGGTCTGGGGAAGCTGGAGAGGAGGGAGGCCTTCTGGAGGagcagggcgggggaggggagaagaaggtGGGGTGGAGGCCCTGGAGGGGCTGGGGACTCTTGGAGTCGTAGAAGGACCTTGGGCGTGCTCATGctggggtgagggatggaggtGGGCCTTTAGGCGGTGGCCGTGACACTTGCCTGGGCTGAGCCAGGACCTCTGGGCCTGCTTGTCTGTCTGTGGGCCCGGGGGCCATATAAGATGGGAAGCAGGTCTCCTGGGGCTCTGGCAGCAGCTGCGCTGTGTTTCTGATAGCATTTTAAAGCCACTGGTTTGTGTGTCCTCGTTGGTCATGAACTCTGGATGAGAGGAAGGTGGGAGGTCTGATGTGTCCAGTGGACTGTCCAGAGGACAGCCAGGACACAACCCCAGGGGACAGGCCTTGTACAGGAGTGGCATTTGTAGGACGTCCTTGGGGGAGGGCCTGGTGGCTTTGGAACAGGTCCTGGGAGACAGGAGACACTGCCTCCTTCCCCTCAGTGAAGCTGAGGCTTTGAGCCATAGGCCAGCAGAAGCATCCAAAGCTTGTAGCCCAGCCCCCCTGCCTGGCGCTCAGgccccccagcctccagccctgctTTCCTTACCACCGTCCACATAGCCGCCTCCGCTCCTACCCCGTGAGGTACCCgcacccagcccagagcctaCCCCAGGGCTGTTGAGGGTCCAGTGACCTATACAAGGAGCTGTGCACGGCCTTGAAATGGTCCCGACAGGAAAATCTGTGCACACCTCTTCCTCCTGCCAGGCCTGCTCACATTGGGGAGCAGAgtttggggtgactgggtgggtGCTGGGGGCCTCTGAAGATTCTGAAGCAGCTGGAGGAGTGAAAGTTTAGGAAGAGTGAGCAGCAGTGgtcctttgggggggggggcttaggAAATGGGGAGTGGGTGAGAGAGACACGGCTGGTTTGTAGGCTGTGGGGAGCGCAGTGTGCTGCAGATTGGTCCTGTCCAGTGCTTGAGACAAACCTGTGGGCAGGCCTTTTCAGTCACCTTCACCTTAGGAGCCCAAGGCCcagaggtaaagtgacttgtcAACCACTGGTGGCTTAGAACTCAGGGCCCTGATTCCCAGTCTAGGCCTGACAGGGGCCCGATGTGAGGGTCCTGAGGAGAGGGCAGCCTTTGGGAGCAGACTCGGCTGAGTCAGGGTCAGCAAAGGTCAGCAGACCCTTTCCCAGGGGAAAgggtctgctgcttcctctggggCTAGACCCCCTGCAGGCCGGCCCCGGGAGGGGTCTCTTGCTGCCCTGGGCTTGCCCAGCAGAGCCCAGTTCTCTGTCTATGGCTTTCTGTGCTGGGCCAGCTTCTGCCCAGCCAGCCGCAGCCCTGGCTGCCCCgtgccatcccccacccccagcacagggGACCTAACAGGTGACCGTCCCCCATCATACTGCCTCGCTTCCGTCTCCCTGAGTTCCCTTTCTTGGAGCAGTGGGCAGCTGGGAGTGTAACTGTGTGACGCAGAGGCGCACATGTCTGCGCTCACGAGCGCGCTGTGTAGTGTTGGTGCTGCTGTGGTTCGCGCCCGCGCCCTGCTTTCTGTGGGTCTGCAGGTGTATCTGTGGGTTTCTCAGTTTCTTCGTGCTTTACATACAGTTTTGCAGCTGTTCTCTTATGTACAAGCGTCTCCGTATGTTTGCACCTCTGTATGTTTGCATCCGGTTTACTTAGCTGTGTTCAATGTTAGATACGGTGGTTTCTGGATGTGATGGTGTGTGCAGTTAGCGTGTACATCAGTTTCTTCTCAGGTGCCTGTAATTGCATATTGTAGATGAAAACATCCACTGACAGTAATTGCAAGTGGATTCCCAGGCAGAAAACCCCATCACCTTGTCCCTAGATGATTGTCATCAGTGACCAAGGACTGGGGCCAGAGGAGCCCCCTCTTCACTCctccactcatttattcattcattcagtatacaggcacacctcagagatattgcaggcTCGTTTCCAGACCCCTGCAGTAAAGCAAATATTGTGATAAAGCAAAtcaagtgaattttttggtttctcaatGCATACGTGTTATGTTTACACAATACAGTATCTGCTACGTATGCAACAGCCTTATGTCTACAGTGACAACGTGCAcaccttcattaaaaaatactttattgccaAAACGTGCTGACCATCGTCTGGGCTTTCCGCaggtcataatcactgatcacagattcCCCCTCAcaaatacagtaataatgaacaagtttgaaatattatgagaattaccaaaatgtgacacagagacaggaagtaagCAAATGCTGTCGGGAAAAATTGTGCCAGTAGACTTGCTCAGCGCAGATTGGCcaaaaaccttcagtttgtaaaacaATGCAACATGTGCGAAGTACAAGAAAGCGAGGTGTGCCTGTAAACAGAGCAAGGCcgctgccctccaggagcttccAGTCCTAGTGCAGCGCCATCTGGTGGAGCTTCGGGAACATAGGAATGTCCTCTGCTGTCCTTACAGGAGCTCGGGCTCCATGAGGCTCTTGAGcgcttgaaatgtggccagtgtgattgagaaactgaatttaaaatttaatttatgtaaACTTGAATAATCATATGTTGGTATAGAAGCCAGACTCCTGAAAAGGAGGGATGGGTCGTTTAAGGTTTGCTAAGTCCTGGACTTTCTTCTAGGAGGTGACATGGCCCCCGAGTAGGAGCTTTGGGGGAGGCAGGTTGACCCCAGTTTGGTTCTGGCTCTATttcttactagctctgtgaccttgaggaaaTGACTTAACTTCTTGGAGCCATGGGTCCTCAGCCGTAATTGGTCGTGAAGGATGACATGGGCGATGCCTGCTCAGCGTTCGGTGCGCAGTGGTGCTCAACAGCCAGTGGCTCTCTCCCGGTCCATACCGGAGTCTTGGCTGAGCACCCCTTCTTTCCACGGCCAGATCAATATCAGGATTTCAGGGATGTCCTCCATGCCCCTCAATAAATGAGGTTAGGAGAGGCAGAACGTCGGCCCCTAGGGAGCACTCTGAGAGCATCCCTCCAGGGTGAAGGCTGGCTGGAGCCTGAGTGGGGCCACCCCCTTACAAATGCTGTCCTGAGCCACAGTCTTGAGTCTGGTTCCCTGTGAGCAAGCATGGTGGGTCAGGGCAAGGAGACAGAAAGTGGGGCCTGCCTGCAGGGAACCAGGAACTCCCTAGGAAAGAAAGCAGGGAGCGGGCCTGGCAGATTGGAGCatgggggggtgagggtgggagactGGGGGGGTGGGCCATGCCCGGTGGACCATGTGGGCTCAGACCAGCTGAGGGGTGGGAAAGATGTGGTTAACGGAAAGGGAGGCCATTTGGGAAGCACGGCAACCTTGCTGGTGTGGCAAAGGGGGTCAGCTTGATGTGGAGGGGGCACTTTGGGAAGAGGACCCCCTGCCCGGGTTTTCCTGTGGGGGCAAGGGGCTGTTGGTGTAGGGGAGCAGTGGTGGCTGGTGGAGGACCTGGGTGTGAGCCCGGTGGGAGCTCATGGCTGAGAAGGACCTGGAAGCTGGGCCTTTTGGCCATGGTTTGGGGAAATGCCACCCCTCCAAGCCTCAGCTCCTGGTGGGTGCATGCGGCCAATCCCCGCGCCACCACTGACCAAGGACACCTGAGTTGCCATCCACTTCCCCTGCCCCGCCTGAGGCCTGATCTGTGAAGAAGGCTGTGCTTGTCTGGTGGAAAAGTTCCAGGGGCCTGAGGTTGGGAGGATGTGGGGAGCCGTGGCCATGTCCCTGAACTGCCCCTCCCATCTGTggcctttctcttcccccagctgctgtctactcccctccctgcccccaggattCTGCTGAGAGCAaagcccttcccctgcccccagaccTCACCACCTGCTGCTGGGCACAATCCTCGCTTTGTGTGGTCTGGCAGTTGTCGTGCAGCTGCCCCCCCTGGAGGCTTCTCATGGAGGGGGCTCCCATCCCAAGGCAGCCTGACCCAGTGTGGGAGGGCCAGGCCCAGAGCCAGGTGCTGGGAAGGCGGAAGTGGCCAGGGCCTTGTCCCGAGACCCATCCCTGCATGTGTCCCACACTCCACAGAACTTGCTCGGCCAGGAGGGGAGAGGTCACTGGAGACTGGGGTGAGGGCCCTGTGTGATAGGCCAAGCGGCCTTTGGAGACTCAGTGCGGGCACTGGCAGCGGTGTTGGATCGGCCCTGTTGCCTTCTGTGTCTGGCAGGGGCATTTTGCTGGGCAGCCTGCATGCCAGGCCAGGTGAGGGGAGCCATGGGtcagggagggtgggtgggtggcggCTAAGAAGGGGCCTGTAGGGCAGCGTAGCAGGGTGgaagcagaagaagagggaaggttAGAAAAGATGCAGCTTGGGGGGGGCCTGGCTGACCTGCAGACACGTGGCTACACGCAGACACTTCCCTCTGTTTGGCTTTCTCAGGGTTTTACCTGCAGATCACCTGCTGGCCTGTTTTCTAGACACATCCCACCTGAGCACACAGTTGGAGGCGGGTCCTCAAGACACGGGGGCCTGCCCCCCATTCCTGTCCTCTGTGCCTCTCCTGTCCCCTGCCCTCTCATTTCTTACTTCTTCCCCTTGGGTCCACGGGGGTCCCCTTCCCTCCTGTGCTTACTGGGACCACTCCGAGCCCTGGTGTGGCTGGGACCGAATACCCAGGGACGCAGGGAGCTGCTCTGTAGCTTGCTGTGAATTATTCATCAAGAATTGAAGCCTTTCTGCCACCTGAGCTGATCTGTAGGTCCCAATACTCCTTGGAAGACAGAATGGATCAAGTAGGACCTATTTGATTGGGCTCAAGAGGCCCGTCGTTGTGTCATGTAGGGGTTCTGTGAATAAGGCCAAGGTCCTACCCTCTGTCTTGAATTGCCCTGGCCTTTGGCCCCTCTGTCTGAGTTTTCCTGAATTAAGGTGCCTCCGCCTTCACCAGTCCTCTGAGCCTCTTTAGGAGGACATCTTATCTGCGGTGCGTGAGAGGCTTCCCCAAGGCTTGGGACACACAGTAACCTGGAGGAAAGAGGTGGCGCCAAGGCAGGAGCATCcgtgtccatccatccacccacccatccacccatccatccatccatccatccatccatccatccacccacccatccatccatccacccacccacccatccaccc
This region includes:
- the REPIN1 gene encoding replication initiator 1 isoform X1, with the translated sequence MPGARATTGPGPAPSATGSRERLLVFSLTSGGYQSVGRSRRYSHRSIPRNIPGRSWKKPHLQLHGLQAEEEPMLERRCKGPLAMGPAQPKVSGPSQKLPQTLEKEPHRLRLQGTSVAQSGSQAPSRAHRCAHCRRHFPGWVALWLHTRHCQARLPLPCPECGRRFRHAPFLALHCQVHAAATPDLGFACHLCRQTFRGWVPLVLHLRAHSAAKRPIACPECERRFWRRKQLRAHVRRCHPPAPEARPFICGNCGRSFAQWDQLVAHKRVHVAEALEEAAAKALGPRPRGRPAVTAPRPGGDAVDRPFQCACCGKRFRHKPNLIAHRRVHTGERPHQCPECGKRFTNKPYLTSHRRIHTGEKPYPCTECGRRFRHKPNLLSHSKIHKRSEGSAQGVPGSGSPQLPAGSLEASSEPRAEAPLKPARERAPEPPLEAPGAPPPEPAAAPPSLFSCEDCGRSFRLERFLRAHQRQHTGERPFTCAECGKNFGKKTHLVAHSRVHSGERPFACEECGRRFSQGSHLAAHRRDHAPERPFVCPDCGKAFRHKPYLAAHRRIHTGEKPYVCPDCGKAFSQKSNLVSHRRIHTGERPYACPDCDRSFSQKSNLITHRKSHIRDGAFCCAICGQTFDDEEKLLAHQKKHDV
- the REPIN1 gene encoding replication initiator 1 isoform X3, translated to MDARRASAHPAGEFSLTSGGYQSVGRSRRYSHRSIPRNIPGRSWKKPHLQLHGLQAEEEPMLERRCKGPLAMGPAQPKVSGPSQKLPQTLEKEPHRLRLQGTSVAQSGSQAPSRAHRCAHCRRHFPGWVALWLHTRHCQARLPLPCPECGRRFRHAPFLALHCQVHAAATPDLGFACHLCRQTFRGWVPLVLHLRAHSAAKRPIACPECERRFWRRKQLRAHVRRCHPPAPEARPFICGNCGRSFAQWDQLVAHKRVHVAEALEEAAAKALGPRPRGRPAVTAPRPGGDAVDRPFQCACCGKRFRHKPNLIAHRRVHTGERPHQCPECGKRFTNKPYLTSHRRIHTGEKPYPCTECGRRFRHKPNLLSHSKIHKRSEGSAQGVPGSGSPQLPAGSLEASSEPRAEAPLKPARERAPEPPLEAPGAPPPEPAAAPPSLFSCEDCGRSFRLERFLRAHQRQHTGERPFTCAECGKNFGKKTHLVAHSRVHSGERPFACEECGRRFSQGSHLAAHRRDHAPERPFVCPDCGKAFRHKPYLAAHRRIHTGEKPYVCPDCGKAFSQKSNLVSHRRIHTGERPYACPDCDRSFSQKSNLITHRKSHIRDGAFCCAICGQTFDDEEKLLAHQKKHDV
- the REPIN1 gene encoding replication initiator 1 isoform X4, with the translated sequence MGVGVSLLLQFSLTSGGYQSVGRSRRYSHRSIPRNIPGRSWKKPHLQLHGLQAEEEPMLERRCKGPLAMGPAQPKVSGPSQKLPQTLEKEPHRLRLQGTSVAQSGSQAPSRAHRCAHCRRHFPGWVALWLHTRHCQARLPLPCPECGRRFRHAPFLALHCQVHAAATPDLGFACHLCRQTFRGWVPLVLHLRAHSAAKRPIACPECERRFWRRKQLRAHVRRCHPPAPEARPFICGNCGRSFAQWDQLVAHKRVHVAEALEEAAAKALGPRPRGRPAVTAPRPGGDAVDRPFQCACCGKRFRHKPNLIAHRRVHTGERPHQCPECGKRFTNKPYLTSHRRIHTGEKPYPCTECGRRFRHKPNLLSHSKIHKRSEGSAQGVPGSGSPQLPAGSLEASSEPRAEAPLKPARERAPEPPLEAPGAPPPEPAAAPPSLFSCEDCGRSFRLERFLRAHQRQHTGERPFTCAECGKNFGKKTHLVAHSRVHSGERPFACEECGRRFSQGSHLAAHRRDHAPERPFVCPDCGKAFRHKPYLAAHRRIHTGEKPYVCPDCGKAFSQKSNLVSHRRIHTGERPYACPDCDRSFSQKSNLITHRKSHIRDGAFCCAICGQTFDDEEKLLAHQKKHDV